CGCCATGCTGCCCAAGGGAAAACGCCTGCCCCTTTTCCTGACGCTGATATGCGTGTACTGGTTTTCCTTCTGTATCTCCAACCCTGTGCTCACCGAGTATACCCGCGCGCATTCCTCCTCGCGCATGGCGGGCGTCATCATCGCAAGCTACAGCCTGGTGCAGACGCTGGTGCGCATCCCGCTGGGCATTCTTTCAGATGCGCGCAAGACGCGCAAGTATTTCATCGCCCTGGGCCTTGTGCTCAACGCGCTGGGCCTGGCCGCGCTGCTGCTGCCCCCAACGCCCGCGCTGATGCTGCTGGCGCGCGTGCTGATGGGCGCGGGCGTCTCCACCTGGGCGCCCTTCTCCATCCTCTACACAAGCTATCTGGGGCCGCGGCAGGCCGCCAGCGCCATCGGCATTACCAACGCCTGCAACTACATCGGCCAGATGCTCGGCACCCTGGTGGGCGGCTACGTCGTCACGCTGACGGGAAACGTGCGCGCCCCCTTTCTCATCGGCGGCGTCACCGCGCTTGTCGGCGCGGCGATGGCCTGCATGATCATCGATCAGGACAAAGCGCAGTTCCCGCAGACGCGCGCGCCCATCAAAGCGTACCTGGCCATTGGCAAATCGCGCAGCGTGTTTGTGGCCTCGCTGCTGGCCATACTGATTCAGCTCTGTTCCCAGGCCACCCTCTACGGCTTTACCCCCACGTTCGCCGCCCAGCGCGCCCACGCAAACGCCGCTCAAATGGGCATGCTATTTACGGTGGCGCTCTTTCCGGG
Above is a window of Maliibacterium massiliense DNA encoding:
- a CDS encoding MFS transporter, whose protein sequence is MLPKGKRLPLFLTLICVYWFSFCISNPVLTEYTRAHSSSRMAGVIIASYSLVQTLVRIPLGILSDARKTRKYFIALGLVLNALGLAALLLPPTPALMLLARVLMGAGVSTWAPFSILYTSYLGPRQAASAIGITNACNYIGQMLGTLVGGYVVTLTGNVRAPFLIGGVTALVGAAMACMIIDQDKAQFPQTRAPIKAYLAIGKSRSVFVASLLAILIQLCSQATLYGFTPTFAAQRAHANAAQMGMLFTVALFPGIFSAPLAGWFSRICRGAPRVLAGCFLVSAAYCVAVPHITHIYLLFALQVVFGFARGLCVSLLMSQCIADVTPAQRGTAMGFFQAIYGVGMTLGPLIVGAFAGNDHAGVNLAGLANGFYAVALLQLAGTLLSLVLYRKRAAYSKAA